The proteins below are encoded in one region of Hordeum vulgare subsp. vulgare chromosome 3H, MorexV3_pseudomolecules_assembly, whole genome shotgun sequence:
- the LOC123439462 gene encoding uncharacterized protein LOC123439462, translating into MATAASPPPSWVILGSVPRVLSAAAADADLPPGPGAADFSLALPAPPRVAILTIPPRIFPSRTTPKNFPSVLAADSSAGLLLLHADQGRATGPTIIDTPGRQEFSWRPLVAGYFVLDAAAGSALPLPKPELIAHPGHLGLIASPDGEGYMVAELQPFLGSDMAILLRFSSQVGEWVSKSVGFPLPARQLSPNGVVSCSGTLWWVDLSWCLLSCDPFADAPALTVVPLPDGKALKSMEAWGLLDKYRCVGVSAGKLRFVDMYRNRNSNGAAQISVWTLADYPESTEWTLEYEATFTEICNHTSYKATGLPKKIPVLAFIHPTNPDVVYFFQDEHLIGVDVRARKVVGCEVYELVEPPREDVASRFVHAWQLPQALCSGPVENTVDGAVEELQQLNLSDYLKKDKLIY; encoded by the exons ATGGCAACCGCCGCCTCGCCCCCGCCGTCGTGGGTCATCCTGGGCAGCGTGCCGCGGGTGctgtcggccgccgccgccgacgccgacCTCCCTCCGGGTCCGGGCGCCGCCGACTTCTCCCTCGCGCTGCCGGCGCCACCGCGCGTCGCGATCCTCACCATCCCGCCGCGCATCTTCCCGTCCCGCACCACCCCCAAGAACTTCCCCTCCGTCCTCGCCGCCGACTCCtccgcgggcctcctcctcctccacgccgACCAGGGCCGCGCCACGGGGCCCACCATCATCGACACCCCCGGCCGCCAGGAGTTCTCCTGGCGCCCGCTCGTCGCGGGCTACTTCGTGCTGGACGCCGCCGCCGGCTCCGCCCTGCCGCTCCCCAAGCCCGAGCTCATCGCGCACCCGGGCCACCTCGGCCTCATCGCCTCCCCGGACGGCGAGGGCTACATGGTCGCCGAGCTGCAGCCCTTCCTCGGCAGCGACATGGCCATCCTCCTGCGCTTCTCGTCGCAGGTCGGGGAGTGGGTCAGCAAGAGCGTCGGCTTCCCGCTCCCGGCCCGCCAGCTCAGCCCCAACGGCGTCGTCTCCTGCTCCGGGACGCTCTGGTGGGTCGACCTCTCCTGGTGCCTCCTCAGCTGCGACCCCTTCGCCGACGCGCCGGCGCTAACCGTCGTCCCGCTCCCGGACGGCAAGGCGCTCAAGTCCATGGAAGCCTGGGGGCTGCTCGACAAGTACCGCTGCGTGGGCGTCAGCGCCGGCAAGCTGCGGTTCGTCGACATGTACCGCAACCGCAACAGCAACGGCGCCGCACAGATCAGCGTCTGGACGCTCGCCGACTATCCAGAGTCCACGGAGTGGACACTGGAGTACGAGGCCACCTTCACGGAGATCTGCAACCATACCAGCTACAAGGCCACTGGTCTGCCAAAGAAGATACCCGTGCTCGCGTTCATCCATCCCACCAACCCCGACGTGGTCTACTTCTTCCAGGACGAGCACCTGATCGGCGTCGACGTGCGCGCTCGCAAGGTCGTGGGGTGCGAGGTGTACGAGCTGGTTGAGCCGCCGCGCGAAGACGTCGCTTCCCGCTTCGTTCACGCTTGGCAGCTGCCACAGGCTCTCTGCTCAG GTCCTGTGGAGAACACCGTCGATGGCGCGGTTGAAGAGCTGCAGCAACTGAATCTGTCCGATTATCTGAAAAAGGACAAGCTCATCTATTAG